CAGCTGATAGACCGTTATGAAAATGCGGGACGTGGCTTCTACAGCGGAGCAATCGGGTATATGGGATTCAACGGCGATTTTAATCATGCGATCATGATCCGCTCATTCATGAGTCGGCATAATGTACTTCATTATCAGGCCGGCGCCGGGATAGTGGCTGACTCAGATCCACAGAGTGAACTGACTGAAGTGAACAATAAGATCATGGCCTTACGGAAAGCTATCGAAATGGCAGAGAGCATAGTTCCTAAAATTCAAAAGATTGAAGAATGAAGATATTAGTAATAGATAACTACGATTCGTTCACGTTTAACCTTGTACACCTGCTCAATGAATGCGGCCATCAGCCCACCGTGTGGAGGAACGATAAGTTTAAGCTGGAGGATGTAGAACAGTTTGACAAGATTGTATTAAGCCCCGGACCTGGCATCCCCTCGGAAGCCGGTTTACTTCTGGATGTAATTAAGACCTACGCTACGAAAAAGAGTATTTTAGGTGTATGTCTCGGAGTCCAGGCAATTGCAGAAGTATTTGGCGGTAGCCTCTATAACTTGTCGTATCCGGTACACGGAAGAGCGACAGATATGCAGGTACTCGATAATCAAGAGCCTCTGTTTAATGGGCTGCCTGCAACGTTTAAAATCGGCAGATATCATTCCTGGGCTGTAAATCAGGAAGATCTTCCTGATGACCTCAAAATTACTGCCAAAGACACAGAAGGCGTGATAATGGCCCTAAGGCATCTAAAATATAATGTGAAGGGAGTGCAGTTTCATCCTGAATCGGTTCTTACTGAATATGGAAAAGCAATGATCCAAAACTGGCTGGCCGAGGGTTAAGTATTGCAGGTCGTACTAGAAAGTTAAAGGTGGAAAGTTAAAGGTGGAAAGTTGAAGGCTAAGGGGAGAAAGCAGAAGGTTAAAAGTGGAAAGTTAAGAGTTAAAAATGGAAAGTATTGCTAACAGTCAATTACCAACTGCTAAAGGCCAATTGCTGATTGCTGAAAGCCAACAGCAATTGGCCAATTAACAATAGCTAAAAAAAATTAAGTATGTATATATCAGATTCTTCATCTCCATTTAAGCGACCGGGAGGTATTCTTGACGAGATTGTATCTCACAAGCTTATAGAGATTAAAGAAGCACGGGCATCGGTACCTATAACGCGGTTGGAAGAAAGCGAACTGTTTGAAAGAAAGTGTTATTCGCTGCGGGAATTTATGCTTGCGCCTGAAAGGACCGGCATCATTGCCGAGTTTAAACGGGCCTCACCATCGAAGGGCATTATTAACAATAAGGTAGAAGCGTCAATGATAACCAAGCAATACGCTGATGCGGGAGCCTCGGCCCTATCCGTGCTGACGGACCAAAAGTTCTTCGGCGGCAGTATCAGAGACCTGGTAGAGGCAAGGGCGGTGAACACCATTCCTATCCTGCGAAAAGAATTTATTCTTGATGAACATCAGATCATCGAAGCAAAGGCCATTGGCGCAGACATCATTTTACTCATTGCCTCCATCCTGAAGCCCCAAACTGTTGTTAAGTTTGCCCGGCTGGCAAAAAGTATTGGATTGAACGTATTGCTTGAAGTACATAATCTGCGGGAACTGGAAGAGAGTATTTGCGACGACTTGGATGCTATAGGGGTAAACAACAGAAATCTGAGTGATTTTTCGGTTTCTGTTCAGCATTCTTTTGATCTGGCAGATAAAATTCCCGACCGCTTTTTAAAGGTGTCAGAGAGTGGTATTAGCAACCCTGAAACAATTGCTGAACTAAAGAAAGCAGGTTTTAATGGATTTCTCATTGGAGAGAATTTCATGAAAGAGGTCAATCCGGGCGAAGCTATGAGAAATTTCGCAGGTAAAATCCCAGGGGTATAAGTTAAACGTTCGGGTATTTAACCTCCTGAACATAAAAAAATATAAATTGTTATTGAGAGAAAGCCGGAGAAGTACAATCTTCGAACTCTTGATTCTTGAAATAGATAAATGGCGAGACAAAAATTTTATGATACGGCGATAAAGCCGGAGCGGGCAGTCCTGGTTGGTATCATTACTCCTGATGAGACCGAAGAACTGGAACGTGAGTACCTTGAAGAACTAGAGTTTCTGGTTGACACCGCTGGAGGAATAACAGAGAAAACCTTTACGCAAAAAATGCTAAGGGCCGACAGGGCCACGTTTGTGGGAAAAGGAAAGCTTGAAGAGATAGATGCATATGTAAAATCGGAAGAGATAGATCTTGTTGTTTTTGATGATGAGCTTTCACCTTCGCAACTTAGAAATATAGAGCGGGAACTACAGGTAAAAGTACTCGACAGAAGCAACCTCATTCTCGACATTTTTGCACGGCGCGCACAAACAGCCCAGGCGAAAACGCAGGTTGAACTGGCTCAGTTGCAATACTTGTTACCACGGTTAACACGCATGTGGACCCACCTTGAACGGCAAAAAGGAGGGATCGGGATGCGTGGTCCGGGAGAATCGCAGATAGAAAGTGACCGCCGGATGATCCAGAATAAAATAGCCCTATTGAAGGAAAAGCTCAAGCTAATTGACAAGCAGAATGAGACACAGAGAAAGAACCGGGGAGAACTAGTAAGGGCCGCTTTGGTTGGCTATACTAATGTAGGCAAATCAACTATCATGAACATGATCTCCAAATCGGATGTCTTTGCGGAAAACAAGCTATTTGCTACCCTCGACACCACGGTGCGTAAAGTGGTGATAGAGAATCTTCCGTTCCTTCTGTCGGATACCGTCGGCTTTATCCGAAAGCTGCCCCATCACCTTGTAGAATGTTTCAAATCAACACTTGACGAAGTGCGTGAGGCAGATATCCTGATTCATGTGGTAGATATATCACACCCTAACTTTGAAGATCAGATACGGACAGTGAATGAGACGTTAAAGGACTTAGGCGCTGCAGATAAGAATACTATTACAGTATTCAACAAGATAGACGCGTATACCCATGAAGGATCTGAGGAGAGCGGCACATTGACTCTTGACGAATTCAAAAACAGCTGGATGAGCCGTCATGTCAGTCCGGCAGTGTTTATCTCTGCATTAAATAAGGAAAATGTAGAGGAATTCAGACAACTGATATACGAGAAGGTGAAAGACCTGCACTTACAGAGATATCCCTATGCTCCTTTAACCTAATAAGCTCTTAAAAGTAACACTGGCTTGTCAGAGCGAAAGGTTAATTTAGTAGATATGCTATCGTGAAGTATAGATTCAAAAAAGCTATACTTCCGGGGCAGGGAAATAATAATCTGTGCCTTGCTATCATGTGCATATTCCAAAATACCTTCAGCTACATTCCGGTTGCTGGTGAACTGATACTCGTGATCCAAATCATTTAGCATCTGATCAAGCAAGGCCTGCTCCCGAAGCAGATCTTCCTTCAGCTGCTCGCCTTTAGGGTTAACATTCAAAACCTCGAGCTTTGCACCAAAGGTTTTAACTATCGTCTTAAGGCTGTCAACCGGGATGAGTTCGGTGATCTTCCTGAAATCGCATGCTAAAACCACTTTTTCAACAGGCTTAAACATGGCATTTGGAGGAACAACTAAAACAGGCTTGGTTGATGTTTTTGCAATCCGTATAGTATTTGTTCCAAGCACTCTATCATTCAAATCGCTGCTTCCATTACTTCCAATGATCACAAGGAACGGCTTTTCGTGTGCATTAATTTCGTTAATGATGGCTAAAAGGCTCCCTTCTTCAATACTAATATCAATTGGGAGGTTCTTTCCGCAGAGTGACGACAAACGATCTTTCAGATTATTTAACTTCTTAAGGAAAGAGCGGTGCATTCTTTGAATATCTTCATCACCGTACTGTGTGTAATCAACGGAGGGAAGAATAGTTTCATAATATCCAACACGCACTGTATGAAGAAGCAAAAGCCGGCAATTACCAATTTGTTGCGCTATTCGTAAAGCATATTTAGCAGCGTGGTCCGATGTTTTCGAAAAATCAACAGGAACAAGAATAGTTTCCATATATGATGATTTTATAAGTCAAAAATTAGGTTTTCAAATCAGTTTTCATCCGGCATCGCCGGAAATAAAATAAAACGTATTTTATTCTGATTGATGTAAAGTTACAAAAATCAGCTTTGCCGCGAAATGATGGATGTCACAGTATGCCGATCTGATAAAATTGGCCAGGGTGCTCCCCCAACCCGGCTAACTGCAAACTAATTTCCTTACCTTTGGATTGAAAGGAATTGGATTTTCTCCAACTTTCGGTTACAGGTAACGTTATAATAAGATGGAAAGCAAACGACAGCAAAAATTTGCAGGAGTAATTCAGAAGGATCTTGCGGAGATCTTTCAGCGTGAAGGGATGAGCTTCTTGCCTAATACACTGGTTACTATTACTAAAGTGAGAGTGACTCCTGATCTTGCTATTGCACGTATATTTTTAAGCTTCTTTAACAATCAGAATACCTCCCTTGCGTTGAATACCGTTAAAGCTCATGCGAACGAAATCCGGTATAAGCTCGGAAGCCGGATTAAAAATCAGGTGCGCATCGTCCCGCAACTCGAGTTCTTTGTAGACGACACGAACGAATACGTGGAACGTATGGATAAGATCTTCGATAAGATTAGCAAGGAACCCAGACAGCCTGATACAGAGGAGTAAGGCTTGCCCATTCTTGGTCACACCTTTCAATAAATCGGTTGTTATTTCGTTATATAAATTATATATAAGGATATGATACTGACGTGGATATTGTTATTGTGGACTTCCTTTTTTGCTTCATTTAAACAGGGGGAAGGCCCAGTTTTTAAAGGAGGCAGAAAAGATATGGCAAAGTTTATTTCTGAGAACCTTATTTATCCCGGCTTTTCAAAACAAAATTGTATTCAGGGCACAATAGAAGTTAGCTTTAAACTCACACGTGAAGGTAAAGTATT
The window above is part of the Arcticibacter tournemirensis genome. Proteins encoded here:
- a CDS encoding anthranilate synthase component II, producing the protein MKILVIDNYDSFTFNLVHLLNECGHQPTVWRNDKFKLEDVEQFDKIVLSPGPGIPSEAGLLLDVIKTYATKKSILGVCLGVQAIAEVFGGSLYNLSYPVHGRATDMQVLDNQEPLFNGLPATFKIGRYHSWAVNQEDLPDDLKITAKDTEGVIMALRHLKYNVKGVQFHPESVLTEYGKAMIQNWLAEG
- a CDS encoding universal stress protein gives rise to the protein METILVPVDFSKTSDHAAKYALRIAQQIGNCRLLLLHTVRVGYYETILPSVDYTQYGDEDIQRMHRSFLKKLNNLKDRLSSLCGKNLPIDISIEEGSLLAIINEINAHEKPFLVIIGSNGSSDLNDRVLGTNTIRIAKTSTKPVLVVPPNAMFKPVEKVVLACDFRKITELIPVDSLKTIVKTFGAKLEVLNVNPKGEQLKEDLLREQALLDQMLNDLDHEYQFTSNRNVAEGILEYAHDSKAQIIISLPRKYSFFESILHDSISTKLTFRSDKPVLLLRAY
- the hflX gene encoding GTPase HflX is translated as MARQKFYDTAIKPERAVLVGIITPDETEELEREYLEELEFLVDTAGGITEKTFTQKMLRADRATFVGKGKLEEIDAYVKSEEIDLVVFDDELSPSQLRNIERELQVKVLDRSNLILDIFARRAQTAQAKTQVELAQLQYLLPRLTRMWTHLERQKGGIGMRGPGESQIESDRRMIQNKIALLKEKLKLIDKQNETQRKNRGELVRAALVGYTNVGKSTIMNMISKSDVFAENKLFATLDTTVRKVVIENLPFLLSDTVGFIRKLPHHLVECFKSTLDEVREADILIHVVDISHPNFEDQIRTVNETLKDLGAADKNTITVFNKIDAYTHEGSEESGTLTLDEFKNSWMSRHVSPAVFISALNKENVEEFRQLIYEKVKDLHLQRYPYAPLT
- the trpC gene encoding indole-3-glycerol phosphate synthase TrpC codes for the protein MYISDSSSPFKRPGGILDEIVSHKLIEIKEARASVPITRLEESELFERKCYSLREFMLAPERTGIIAEFKRASPSKGIINNKVEASMITKQYADAGASALSVLTDQKFFGGSIRDLVEARAVNTIPILRKEFILDEHQIIEAKAIGADIILLIASILKPQTVVKFARLAKSIGLNVLLEVHNLRELEESICDDLDAIGVNNRNLSDFSVSVQHSFDLADKIPDRFLKVSESGISNPETIAELKKAGFNGFLIGENFMKEVNPGEAMRNFAGKIPGV
- the rbfA gene encoding 30S ribosome-binding factor RbfA — translated: MESKRQQKFAGVIQKDLAEIFQREGMSFLPNTLVTITKVRVTPDLAIARIFLSFFNNQNTSLALNTVKAHANEIRYKLGSRIKNQVRIVPQLEFFVDDTNEYVERMDKIFDKISKEPRQPDTEE